One Lacunisphaera limnophila DNA window includes the following coding sequences:
- a CDS encoding class I SAM-dependent methyltransferase has product MKTLYDFSRLAVDRALAPRDGMLAKEADATLTEQYFDLGRRALELIHFSSELCDKPHYPNILDLPCGHGRVLRWLRAHYPYADITACDLDRDGVDFCANQFGAKPVYSLPDLHQLPFQSQFDLIWVGSLVTHLRRDRWLATLDCLVKWTKECGVIVFTTQGRTVSSLLARGRRNVAENIDKPALLEEYARTGFAYQRYFESNAEEDYGLALTSPEWVMRTLQRYPDIIMRAYLEEAWGMQDVVILYKKAGHFEPILGVPEINVQPEIVKPRSAGVLDRWRKLLGGTEGK; this is encoded by the coding sequence ATGAAAACCCTCTACGATTTTTCCCGCCTGGCCGTCGACCGCGCCCTCGCCCCGCGCGACGGCATGCTGGCCAAGGAGGCGGACGCCACCCTGACCGAGCAATATTTCGACCTCGGCCGCCGCGCGCTCGAACTGATCCATTTTTCCTCCGAGCTCTGCGACAAGCCGCACTATCCCAATATCCTCGACCTGCCCTGCGGCCACGGCCGCGTCTTGCGCTGGCTGCGCGCCCATTACCCGTACGCCGATATCACGGCCTGTGACCTTGACCGCGATGGCGTGGATTTTTGCGCCAACCAGTTCGGGGCGAAGCCGGTTTATTCCCTGCCCGACCTGCACCAGCTGCCCTTCCAGTCCCAGTTTGACCTGATCTGGGTCGGCTCGCTGGTGACCCACCTGCGCCGCGACCGGTGGCTCGCCACCCTCGACTGCCTCGTGAAGTGGACCAAGGAGTGCGGCGTGATCGTCTTCACCACCCAGGGTCGCACCGTCTCCAGCCTGCTCGCCCGCGGCCGGCGCAACGTCGCCGAGAACATCGACAAGCCCGCCCTGCTGGAGGAGTACGCCCGCACCGGTTTCGCCTACCAGCGCTATTTCGAAAGCAACGCCGAGGAGGACTACGGCCTGGCCCTCACCTCGCCCGAGTGGGTGATGCGCACCCTCCAGCGGTATCCCGACATCATCATGCGCGCCTACCTCGAGGAAGCCTGGGGCATGCAGGATGTGGTCATCCTCTACAAGAAGGCCGGGCACTTTGAACCCATCCTCGGCGTGCCGGAGATCAACGTGCAGCCGGAAATCGTCAAACCCCGCTCGGCCGGGGTGCTGGATCGCTGGCGGAAATTGCTGGGCGGGACCGAGGGGAAGTAG
- a CDS encoding TrmH family RNA methyltransferase produces MKTPFVPKQKEINICGWQAVSTLFARHPAEVRRLFFDAPTGKRAGDLCRLLAQHKKVYRQVEPAELEKVAGTVHHGGIVAVIGERPLKKVTREVLADWARTKAPLLLLDRVSNANNVGAIVRTAAFFGVRAVIVPDHPAQALPGEAAHRVAEGGMEFVDFYRVPALPEFCAELKRTHFLLGTSLTGNQLSPAQVKERGLPRPPAIILGNEEKGIAPNVATQCDRLVKIPGADTVESLNVSAAAAVLCWEFVGAMATK; encoded by the coding sequence ATGAAAACTCCCTTCGTCCCCAAGCAAAAGGAAATCAACATCTGCGGCTGGCAGGCGGTCTCGACGCTGTTTGCCCGCCACCCGGCGGAGGTGCGACGGTTGTTTTTTGACGCCCCCACGGGGAAGCGCGCGGGGGATCTCTGCCGCCTGCTGGCGCAGCACAAGAAGGTCTACCGACAGGTGGAGCCAGCCGAGCTGGAGAAAGTCGCCGGCACCGTGCACCACGGCGGCATCGTTGCGGTCATTGGCGAGCGCCCGCTCAAGAAGGTCACCCGCGAAGTGCTGGCGGACTGGGCCCGGACGAAGGCCCCGCTACTGCTGCTCGACCGCGTGAGCAACGCGAACAACGTCGGCGCCATCGTGCGCACAGCGGCGTTCTTCGGCGTGCGGGCGGTGATCGTGCCGGACCACCCGGCGCAGGCCCTGCCGGGCGAGGCCGCCCACCGGGTCGCGGAAGGCGGCATGGAGTTTGTCGATTTCTACCGCGTGCCGGCGCTGCCGGAATTCTGCGCGGAGCTGAAGCGGACGCATTTCCTCCTCGGGACGAGCCTGACCGGCAACCAGCTGTCGCCCGCGCAGGTCAAGGAGCGCGGGCTGCCGCGTCCGCCCGCGATCATCCTCGGCAACGAGGAGAAGGGCATCGCCCCCAACGTGGCGACGCAGTGCGACCGCCTGGTGAAGATTCCGGGAGCCGATACGGTCGAGTCGCTCAATGTCTCGGCGGCCGCGGCGGTGCTGTGCTGGGAGTTTGTCGGGGCCATGGCGACCAAGTAG
- a CDS encoding NAD(P)/FAD-dependent oxidoreductase, with translation MNTPIWDDRDWRPLPTLVGPVRADVCVVGLGASGLAAIEELVDQGVAVVGVEGQAVGAGAAGRNGGFVLAGLAKFFNETVVQCGEAAAGAIYRQTAREIARQAQDMPAIVRQSGALRIAADAAELADCAQHLAALRYCGFPAAAYTGPEGEGLLLPEDGVTQPLHRVRAVAQRLRQRETRLYENSPARKLVAGAVVTDQGTVHCDSVIVAVDGRLERILPELAGRVRTARLQMLATAPAPEVQFSRPVYYRQGYEYWQQLPDRSIALGGFRDQAGDEEWTGDDAPTERVQGLLEKFLRQHLKVRAPVTHRWAASVGYTPDGLPILEEVRPKTWAVGGYNGTGNIAGVLGARAAARLVCGQGSEWAAALAGARAHAGRR, from the coding sequence ATGAACACCCCGATCTGGGATGATCGCGACTGGCGGCCCCTGCCGACGCTCGTCGGGCCGGTACGGGCGGATGTGTGTGTGGTCGGGTTGGGTGCGTCGGGTCTGGCCGCGATCGAGGAGCTCGTGGACCAGGGCGTCGCCGTGGTGGGGGTGGAGGGGCAGGCCGTCGGGGCGGGCGCGGCGGGTCGCAACGGCGGCTTTGTGCTCGCGGGTCTGGCGAAGTTTTTCAACGAGACCGTGGTGCAATGCGGCGAGGCGGCCGCCGGGGCGATCTACCGGCAGACCGCGAGGGAGATCGCGCGGCAGGCCCAGGACATGCCGGCGATCGTGCGCCAGTCGGGCGCGCTGCGCATCGCGGCGGATGCGGCGGAACTGGCCGACTGTGCGCAGCACCTGGCCGCGCTCCGCTACTGTGGTTTTCCCGCCGCCGCTTACACCGGACCCGAGGGCGAGGGTCTGCTGCTGCCGGAGGACGGGGTGACGCAGCCCCTGCACCGCGTGCGGGCGGTGGCGCAGCGGTTGCGCCAGCGGGAGACCCGGCTCTACGAAAATTCGCCCGCCCGCAAGCTGGTGGCGGGGGCGGTCGTGACGGACCAAGGCACGGTGCATTGCGACAGCGTGATCGTGGCCGTCGACGGCCGGCTGGAGCGGATCTTGCCTGAATTGGCCGGGCGGGTGCGCACCGCGCGGCTGCAGATGCTGGCGACGGCCCCCGCGCCGGAGGTACAATTTTCCCGGCCGGTCTATTATCGCCAGGGCTATGAATATTGGCAGCAGCTGCCAGACCGAAGCATTGCGCTGGGCGGGTTCCGCGACCAGGCCGGGGACGAGGAATGGACAGGGGACGACGCCCCGACAGAGCGGGTCCAGGGCTTGCTTGAGAAATTCCTGCGCCAGCACCTCAAGGTGCGTGCGCCGGTCACGCACCGCTGGGCGGCGTCCGTGGGTTACACACCGGACGGCCTGCCGATCCTGGAGGAGGTACGGCCGAAGACCTGGGCCGTGGGCGGCTACAACGGCACGGGCAACATCGCGGGGGTGCTGGGCGCCCGCGCGGCGGCGCGGCTGGTCTGTGGGCAAGGTTCGGAATGGGCGGCCGCGCTGGCGGGGGCACGGGCGCATGCCGGCCGGCGGTAG